A portion of the Tindallia magadiensis genome contains these proteins:
- a CDS encoding YqeG family HAD IIIA-type phosphatase, protein MKLLKPRLWVDELNHIPLKELKTVGIKGLMIDIDNTLVAWDSEEPPETSIRWMEAAKKESFNIILVSNNKPQRVHQMQAYFHCKGLASAKKPTKSGLTKALRAMKQEPGETAIIGDQIFTDVLGGNRLGIYTILVSPIKSKEFWWTSIMRNFEKHVLKNLKKFR, encoded by the coding sequence ATGAAATTATTAAAACCAAGACTTTGGGTGGATGAGCTTAATCATATACCGTTAAAAGAGCTTAAAACCGTAGGGATAAAAGGCTTAATGATTGACATAGATAATACCTTAGTCGCCTGGGATTCAGAGGAACCACCAGAAACCTCTATTCGCTGGATGGAAGCCGCAAAAAAAGAATCCTTCAATATTATCCTGGTATCAAATAATAAACCTCAGCGAGTACACCAAATGCAAGCCTACTTTCATTGTAAAGGATTAGCCAGTGCTAAAAAACCTACTAAGTCCGGTTTAACCAAAGCGCTTCGAGCAATGAAACAAGAACCGGGAGAAACAGCAATAATAGGAGATCAGATTTTTACAGATGTACTGGGTGGAAATCGACTAGGTATATATACCATTTTAGTATCTCCCATCAAAAGCAAGGAATTTTGGTGGACAAGTATTATGCGAAACTTCGAAAAACATGTCCTTAAAAATCTAAAGAAATTTCGTTAA
- a CDS encoding peptidase U32 family protein: MKKIELLAPAGDLERLKIAVLYGADAVYIGGQVFGLRAAAKNFSIEDMKEGVVFAHEHGVAVYLTLNIIPHNEDMDQLPSYLESLKGIHLDGVIVSDPGTFDLVQQYAPHLPIHISTQANSTNIHTVNFWHRQGATRVVMARELSLKEIKEIYQQKPPEVELESFIHGAMCISYSGRCLLSNYMIGRDANKGGCAHPCRWRYSMVEEQRPGEYMPVYEDETGTYIFHSKDLCMIRHIPQLIDAGITSLKIEGRMKTIYYVATVLRVYRQAIDAYIADPLNWTFQPEWMEELKKASHRPFTTGFYFGKPTEEDQIYDESYGKRSYDFIGLVKKWDSETSIATIQQRNRFFNGDEVELIGPNRDKALHFTINDLKNEDGETIESAPHPQQLVTCKVPFPLYPNEILRSMTRC, translated from the coding sequence ATGAAGAAAATAGAATTATTAGCTCCTGCTGGCGATTTAGAAAGATTAAAAATTGCCGTTTTATATGGAGCGGATGCGGTATATATTGGCGGTCAGGTCTTTGGTTTAAGAGCTGCCGCCAAAAACTTTTCTATAGAGGATATGAAAGAAGGGGTGGTTTTTGCCCATGAGCATGGAGTAGCCGTTTACTTAACCCTGAACATTATCCCTCATAATGAAGATATGGATCAATTGCCAAGCTATTTAGAGTCATTGAAAGGTATACATTTAGATGGTGTGATTGTTTCTGATCCGGGAACCTTTGATTTAGTACAACAATATGCACCTCATCTGCCAATTCACATTAGTACTCAGGCGAACAGCACCAATATCCATACTGTCAACTTTTGGCATCGGCAGGGTGCTACTCGGGTAGTTATGGCAAGAGAGTTAAGCCTTAAAGAAATAAAAGAAATCTATCAACAGAAACCGCCGGAGGTAGAACTGGAAAGTTTTATTCATGGAGCCATGTGTATTTCCTATTCTGGCAGATGCTTACTAAGTAACTACATGATTGGAAGAGACGCTAATAAAGGTGGATGCGCTCATCCTTGCCGTTGGAGGTACTCTATGGTGGAAGAGCAACGTCCTGGAGAATATATGCCCGTCTATGAAGACGAAACAGGAACATATATCTTTCATTCTAAGGACTTATGTATGATCAGGCATATTCCCCAGCTTATTGATGCAGGAATCACCAGCCTTAAAATAGAAGGACGGATGAAAACCATTTATTATGTTGCGACTGTTCTTCGTGTCTATCGTCAAGCGATAGATGCTTATATAGCCGATCCTCTCAATTGGACCTTTCAACCAGAATGGATGGAAGAACTGAAAAAAGCTAGCCATAGGCCTTTCACTACTGGCTTTTACTTTGGAAAACCAACAGAAGAAGATCAGATATATGATGAATCTTACGGGAAAAGAAGTTATGACTTTATTGGATTAGTAAAAAAGTGGGATTCAGAGACAAGTATTGCTACGATCCAACAACGAAATCGTTTTTTTAATGGCGATGAAGTAGAATTGATTGGCCCAAATCGAGATAAAGCGTTACATTTTACGATTAATGACCTTAAAAACGAGGATGGTGAGACCATAGAAAGCGCACCTCATCCTCAACAACTGGTTACTTGTAAGGTGCCTTTTCCGCTATATCCTAATGAAATACTAAGATCCATGACGAGGTGCTGA
- a CDS encoding Fur family transcriptional regulator produces MDNVQELKVLLKEKGYKLTPQRRAVLNMIMDNPGKHLTTEEIYDLVKVQCPDIGLATVYRTLQILNEMDLILKINLDDGCSRYEYNIHQDDHEHHHLICTDCGRIVEVNEDLLDSIERQIEKDYDFSITDHKVKFFGLCSKCR; encoded by the coding sequence TTGGATAATGTACAAGAATTAAAAGTGTTATTAAAAGAAAAAGGATATAAACTGACCCCACAGCGTAGGGCAGTTTTAAATATGATCATGGACAATCCTGGGAAGCATTTAACTACTGAGGAAATATATGATCTGGTTAAGGTTCAATGCCCGGATATAGGATTGGCGACAGTGTACCGGACACTTCAGATCCTAAATGAAATGGACCTTATTCTCAAGATCAACCTTGATGATGGATGCAGCCGTTATGAATACAACATACATCAGGATGACCATGAGCACCATCATTTGATCTGTACTGATTGTGGAAGAATTGTAGAGGTCAACGAAGATCTTTTGGATAGTATTGAACGACAGATTGAAAAAGACTATGATTTTTCTATTACAGATCACAAAGTTAAATTTTTCGGATTATGCTCCAAATGCAGGTAG
- a CDS encoding type IV pilus twitching motility protein PilT, which yields MNIRDILTKALETKASDVHITVMNPPIIRVDGSLQPMDHSVLKPEDTKYLVYEVLTEYQQNCLKEKGEIDVSFAIPQIGRFRVNAYLQRGTYGMALRVVNIRIPTIEELGIPSHIAALTRKQRGLILVTGPTGSGKSTTLAAMIDLINKERKCHVLTLEDPIEYLHKHQQSIVNQREVGLDTKSFANGLRSALRQDPDVILVGEMRDLETMAIAITAAETGHLVLSTLHTIGAAKTVDRILDVFPPHQQQQVRIQLSSVIEGIISQQIMPKKEGSGRVAAFEIMTATPAIRNLVREGKTHQIQTSVQTGSKYGMITMDDALINLVKKGVISKETCATFAQDSDFVQRNLKNML from the coding sequence ATGAATATACGTGACATTTTAACAAAAGCACTAGAAACCAAAGCGTCAGATGTTCATATAACGGTTATGAATCCTCCTATCATTAGAGTAGACGGATCACTTCAACCAATGGATCATTCTGTATTAAAACCAGAAGACACTAAATATCTGGTATATGAAGTGTTAACTGAATATCAGCAAAATTGCTTAAAAGAAAAGGGAGAAATAGATGTATCTTTTGCTATTCCTCAGATAGGTAGATTTCGAGTGAATGCCTACTTACAACGAGGAACCTATGGGATGGCTCTCAGAGTGGTTAATATAAGAATTCCTACCATAGAAGAACTGGGAATTCCTTCTCATATCGCAGCGCTTACTCGTAAGCAAAGAGGCCTTATACTGGTTACAGGGCCTACCGGATCTGGTAAATCAACTACGTTGGCAGCGATGATCGATTTGATCAATAAAGAACGCAAATGTCATGTACTAACCTTAGAAGACCCTATTGAATATCTGCATAAACATCAACAAAGCATTGTAAATCAACGGGAAGTAGGGTTAGACACAAAATCTTTTGCAAATGGTCTCCGGTCAGCATTACGTCAAGATCCTGATGTTATCCTTGTTGGAGAGATGCGAGACCTTGAAACCATGGCTATTGCCATTACTGCTGCTGAGACGGGACATTTAGTTTTAAGTACGTTGCATACGATCGGAGCGGCTAAAACTGTAGATAGAATACTGGATGTTTTTCCGCCGCATCAACAACAACAAGTAAGGATTCAACTTTCTTCTGTCATAGAAGGTATTATTTCTCAACAGATTATGCCCAAAAAAGAAGGTTCTGGCCGAGTGGCAGCTTTTGAAATTATGACAGCTACACCGGCGATTAGAAACCTGGTAAGAGAAGGTAAGACGCATCAGATACAGACATCCGTTCAAACTGGATCAAAATATGGAATGATTACGATGGATGATGCATTAATAAACCTTGTGAAAAAAGGTGTCATATCGAAAGAGACTTGTGCCACCTTTGCTCAGGACAGCGATTTTGTTCAACGAAATCTAAAAAACATGCTGTAA
- the ruvX gene encoding Holliday junction resolvase RuvX: MIKPRILGLDIGDRTIGVAVSDPFGWTAQGVTTIKRSDLPKDLEELGKIVEEYKATKMVIGIPKNMNGTFGSQAEKVRELVKEIVKQIDIETVEWDERLSTKMAERSLIEGDMRRNKRKKIIDTVAAVCILQGYLDYQQHHKE, from the coding sequence ATGATTAAACCAAGAATATTAGGCTTGGATATAGGAGATAGAACGATTGGCGTAGCTGTTAGTGACCCTTTCGGATGGACAGCTCAAGGAGTTACAACCATTAAAAGATCCGATTTACCAAAGGATTTAGAAGAACTTGGAAAGATAGTGGAAGAATATAAGGCAACTAAAATGGTTATAGGGATTCCTAAGAATATGAATGGTACTTTTGGATCTCAGGCTGAAAAGGTAAGGGAGCTTGTTAAAGAGATAGTAAAACAAATAGATATAGAGACGGTAGAATGGGATGAAAGACTTTCTACCAAAATGGCTGAAAGAAGTCTGATAGAAGGAGATATGCGACGAAACAAACGAAAAAAAATTATCGATACCGTCGCTGCCGTATGCATACTTCAGGGCTACCTGGATTATCAACAGCATCATAAAGAATAG
- a CDS encoding O-methyltransferase, with protein MLKKPIKGIVDPTGTITREYVEDYIREILPKEQGILRILMQQAQERHIPVIEPEVAALLKNIIKMSGSKKILEIGTAIGFSAILFATAAGKDASIVTIERDPDYTKEALKNIQEANLEKMIKVIPGDALEVLPRLKNTFDMVFLDGAKGHYGEMLEQSITLLKPGGLLISDNILFRGMVANDELVRRRKKTIVMRMREYLKTITTHPQLETSILPVGDGLAISLKNQEEEI; from the coding sequence ATGCTTAAAAAACCAATAAAAGGTATCGTGGACCCAACAGGTACCATTACGCGAGAATATGTAGAAGACTATATTCGGGAAATCCTGCCGAAAGAACAGGGAATCCTAAGGATATTAATGCAACAAGCCCAAGAAAGGCATATTCCTGTTATTGAACCGGAAGTTGCTGCTTTACTGAAGAATATTATTAAAATGTCCGGCAGCAAAAAGATACTGGAAATTGGAACAGCTATTGGATTTTCAGCCATATTATTTGCAACAGCTGCCGGAAAAGATGCAAGTATTGTAACCATTGAACGAGATCCGGACTATACCAAAGAGGCTCTAAAAAACATTCAGGAAGCAAACCTTGAAAAGATGATTAAAGTAATTCCTGGTGATGCTTTAGAAGTGCTACCCCGTCTGAAAAATACCTTTGACATGGTATTTCTTGACGGGGCAAAAGGACATTATGGAGAAATGCTGGAACAAAGCATAACACTGCTTAAGCCCGGTGGTCTTCTGATTTCTGATAACATTCTTTTTCGTGGTATGGTGGCCAATGATGAACTGGTAAGACGTCGTAAAAAAACCATTGTGATGCGAATGAGAGAATACCTAAAAACAATTACTACTCATCCACAATTAGAAACCAGCATTCTACCAGTTGGAGATGGTTTGGCAATTAGCTTGAAAAACCAGGAGGAAGAAATATGA
- a CDS encoding ribonuclease J: MKKVLKIKGVNLLAKNQSKIKIIPLGGLREIGKNLTLVEYKNEILIIDCGLSFPDDEMLGIDIVLPDTTYLEKNKDRIKGVVLTHGHEDHIGALPYLLKKINLPIYGTRLTLGLLEAKLKEHKLDRKVHLQRVKAGDMFQLGAFNIEFIRSSHSIPDACAIAVHTSEGIILHTGDFRIDYSTVDGEMIDLHRLGELGKQGVLVMLADSTNAERPGTTMSESKIGVALENAFMNTKSRIIVATFASHIHRLQQIINTAEKFNRKIVISGRSMINVFEVGAELGALHVPKDILIDIREMDDYPDDQLLLLTTGSQGEPMAALSRMASNDHRKLDIQKGDLVIFSASPIPGNEKMVSRVINQLFEKGADVIYDPMAEVHTSGHACQEELKLIHRLVNPKYFIPVHGEYRHLKQHANLAARMGVPEENIFTMENGQVLEMNQKQAKITGKVQAGPVLVDGLGVGDVGSIVLRDRKHLAEDGLMVVVVTLDKKEAKVVAGPDIISRGFVYVRESEDLLGEAREEVQKSLEQCEQKGIREWSQLKNAIRDSLKDFLYQKTQRRPMILPIIMEV; encoded by the coding sequence ATGAAGAAAGTGTTGAAAATTAAAGGAGTGAATTTATTGGCAAAGAATCAATCAAAAATAAAGATTATCCCGTTAGGTGGATTAAGAGAAATCGGAAAAAATCTCACTTTGGTAGAATACAAAAATGAGATACTGATTATCGATTGCGGGTTAAGCTTTCCTGATGATGAAATGCTGGGAATCGACATTGTCCTCCCAGATACTACCTATTTAGAAAAAAATAAAGACAGAATTAAAGGCGTTGTGTTAACTCACGGCCATGAAGATCATATTGGAGCATTACCTTACCTTCTAAAAAAAATAAACCTACCGATATATGGAACTCGCTTAACCTTAGGTTTGTTAGAAGCTAAACTAAAAGAACATAAACTGGATCGCAAAGTTCACTTACAACGAGTAAAGGCAGGGGACATGTTTCAGTTAGGCGCCTTTAACATTGAATTTATACGCTCTAGTCACAGCATTCCAGATGCTTGCGCTATTGCTGTTCATACGTCCGAAGGAATCATCCTTCACACTGGTGATTTCCGGATCGACTATTCCACTGTAGATGGCGAAATGATAGACCTTCATCGTCTAGGTGAATTAGGCAAGCAGGGAGTATTAGTGATGTTGGCCGACAGCACTAATGCTGAAAGGCCTGGAACTACCATGTCTGAAAGCAAAATTGGTGTAGCTCTCGAAAACGCTTTTATGAATACTAAAAGTAGAATTATTGTGGCTACCTTTGCATCACATATCCATCGTCTACAACAGATTATTAATACAGCCGAAAAATTTAACCGAAAAATCGTTATTTCCGGTAGAAGTATGATTAACGTTTTTGAAGTTGGTGCTGAATTAGGAGCACTTCACGTTCCTAAAGACATTCTTATTGATATTAGAGAAATGGATGATTATCCAGATGATCAGTTGCTACTTTTAACAACAGGAAGTCAAGGAGAACCGATGGCGGCTCTTTCACGTATGGCTTCTAATGACCATAGAAAACTGGATATCCAAAAGGGAGATTTAGTCATTTTCTCAGCATCACCCATTCCGGGCAATGAAAAAATGGTTAGTCGAGTGATCAATCAATTATTTGAAAAAGGTGCCGATGTGATTTATGATCCAATGGCGGAAGTTCATACATCTGGTCATGCTTGCCAAGAAGAATTAAAACTTATTCATCGGTTAGTGAATCCGAAATATTTTATTCCGGTACATGGCGAATACCGTCACTTAAAACAACATGCAAACTTAGCAGCTAGAATGGGAGTTCCAGAAGAAAATATTTTCACAATGGAAAATGGACAAGTACTGGAGATGAATCAGAAACAAGCAAAAATAACAGGAAAAGTGCAGGCTGGTCCTGTACTAGTAGATGGTTTAGGAGTCGGCGATGTAGGAAGTATTGTGCTTCGTGACCGTAAACATCTGGCAGAAGACGGATTAATGGTAGTAGTAGTAACTCTTGACAAAAAAGAAGCGAAAGTGGTAGCTGGTCCAGACATTATTTCCAGAGGTTTCGTTTATGTCAGAGAATCTGAAGATTTATTGGGAGAAGCTAGAGAAGAAGTACAGAAATCCTTGGAACAATGCGAACAAAAAGGCATACGAGAATGGTCTCAGTTAAAAAATGCTATTCGTGACAGTCTGAAAGATTTTCTGTATCAGAAAACCCAAAGACGTCCAATGATTTTACCCATTATAATGGAAGTATAA
- a CDS encoding type II secretion system protein — protein MIQWFNKKLRNRKGFTLIELIVVIAILGVLAAIALPRLAGVRSGAEEDADHASARSIASAVAVYEADNGEQPSNINALVPEYLNDVPSASSVDGDFEIRFVGSDNNELEVYVGDSVFYPDQR, from the coding sequence ATGATTCAATGGTTTAATAAGAAATTAAGAAATCGAAAAGGCTTCACACTGATTGAACTGATTGTTGTTATTGCGATTTTGGGGGTATTGGCGGCGATCGCTTTACCGCGTCTTGCAGGTGTCAGATCTGGAGCAGAAGAAGACGCTGATCATGCTTCAGCAAGGTCTATAGCTAGTGCCGTTGCTGTGTATGAAGCCGACAATGGTGAACAGCCAAGTAATATTAATGCTTTAGTACCTGAGTATTTAAACGATGTTCCTAGCGCAAGCTCAGTGGATGGAGATTTTGAAATTAGGTTTGTTGGAAGTGATAATAATGAGCTCGAGGTATATGTAGGTGATAGTGTTTTTTACCCTGATCAGAGGTAA
- a CDS encoding type II secretion system F family protein yields the protein MPQFRYESISPSGEVLSGKETADSREEIIRKLREQQQYPTTVEEITEKDIRDIQFTTRVNIKYIAVFCRQFYTMQNAGVTIVNALDIMRQQMPHKRFRKIISEVYEDVQKGFTFSEALSKHPKTFPELMTYMVAAGEVSGNLDVVMLRMATHYEKEYKINSKIKSAMVYPMILSIVAIAVVVFLLTVVMPTFIGMFEGSGVPLPTPTRILLAISSFLQSSWYIVAGILLVLFVLFRYIASKAAGKRSIDAFKFYVPVFRDLTTKVAAARFTRTLSTLLNSGIPLLQALESVAGAVGNKVVADGIMAAREDIRKGIALSIPIRKLRLFPPMVHNMIKIGEESGTLDEILEKTANIFDEEVETEIQRLLTFVEPMMILIMGLVIGFIVISMVLPMFDMMQTI from the coding sequence ATGCCACAGTTTCGATATGAATCTATCAGTCCCAGCGGTGAAGTCCTATCAGGAAAAGAAACAGCCGACAGCCGGGAAGAGATCATAAGAAAGCTTAGAGAACAGCAGCAATACCCTACAACGGTAGAAGAAATAACTGAAAAAGATATAAGGGATATTCAATTTACTACTCGCGTTAACATCAAATATATAGCTGTTTTTTGCAGACAATTTTATACCATGCAAAATGCAGGAGTAACCATTGTAAATGCATTGGATATTATGCGACAACAAATGCCTCATAAACGATTCAGAAAGATTATTAGTGAAGTTTATGAAGATGTACAGAAAGGGTTTACTTTTTCTGAAGCATTATCGAAACACCCCAAAACTTTTCCTGAACTAATGACCTATATGGTAGCGGCTGGAGAAGTATCCGGTAACTTAGATGTGGTGATGCTGCGGATGGCAACTCATTATGAAAAAGAATATAAAATTAACAGTAAAATTAAAAGCGCTATGGTGTATCCAATGATACTAAGTATCGTAGCCATTGCAGTTGTCGTGTTTTTGCTTACGGTGGTTATGCCGACCTTTATAGGCATGTTCGAAGGTAGTGGAGTTCCTTTACCAACACCTACCAGAATACTTCTTGCCATTAGTAGTTTCCTTCAAAGTAGTTGGTATATCGTAGCAGGAATACTCCTTGTTCTATTTGTTTTATTTCGATACATAGCTTCAAAAGCAGCTGGAAAAAGGAGTATCGATGCTTTTAAGTTTTATGTACCGGTTTTTCGTGACTTAACTACTAAAGTGGCCGCTGCTAGGTTCACAAGAACCCTTTCAACCTTATTAAATAGTGGTATTCCATTGCTTCAGGCACTGGAAAGTGTAGCTGGAGCAGTTGGTAATAAAGTGGTGGCTGATGGTATTATGGCTGCCCGAGAAGATATACGAAAAGGAATTGCTCTTTCTATTCCGATTCGTAAACTTAGACTCTTTCCTCCAATGGTACACAATATGATTAAAATTGGAGAAGAGTCAGGAACGCTGGACGAAATACTGGAAAAGACAGCAAATATTTTTGATGAGGAGGTGGAAACGGAAATTCAACGTCTGTTAACCTTTGTGGAGCCCATGATGATTTTAATAATGGGACTAGTGATTGGGTTTATTGTCATTAGTATGGTATTGCCAATGTTTGACATGATGCAGACGATTTAA
- a CDS encoding IreB family regulatory phosphoprotein, with protein MTDKMNSTMKFKIEQEKDEKAKDIIIQVYKALEKKGYNPVNQFVGYILSGDPSYITSHEGARSLIRKIERDEMLEELVKDFIKNNQ; from the coding sequence ATGACAGATAAAATGAATTCAACCATGAAATTCAAAATCGAACAAGAAAAAGATGAAAAAGCAAAGGATATTATTATCCAGGTGTATAAAGCCTTGGAAAAAAAAGGCTATAATCCAGTCAACCAATTTGTTGGTTATATTCTGTCTGGCGATCCATCCTATATTACCAGTCATGAAGGAGCTCGCAGCTTGATTCGAAAAATAGAACGGGATGAAATGTTAGAAGAACTAGTAAAAGATTTTATTAAAAACAATCAATGA
- the gspE gene encoding type II secretion system ATPase GspE, with protein sequence MKTPKNKRLGDLLVEVGVISEDQLLQALKKQKDTNKKIGEILVDEGMITNKQIVEVLEFQLGIPHMDLEKAYISPEVPRLLPEKLARRHTLIPIKKVGNVLTVAMADPLNIFAIDDVKLATGLDVEPVISTISEIMNTISLFYEKETAEKALEAFDQSYVSDLSDDFNESELANIEKAPVVQLLNSIIRQAIKMQASDIHIEPTERDIRVRFRLDGELQEIMRPNKGSHSAVVTRIKIMGKMNIAEKRIPQDGRVEMEFDGRDVDLRIAIMPTVHGEKVVIRLLDRSSVLLSKEELGFSKENLKTFDSIIQHPNGIILVTGPTGSGKTTTLYTVLQELNQVNKNIITVEDPVEYRINGINQSQVNVKAGLTFASGLRSILRQDPDIIMIGEIRDAETAQIAVRAAITGHLVLSTLHTNDTVSTISRLADMGIEPYLLSSSIVGIMAQRLVKKLCTSCRESYTSTDKEEKLLKLQEPVTLYKEVGCNSCNNTGYKGRTGIHEILPIYGEIKKLIESQSPSNQIKEKAMEKGMITLRDSCRDLVLNGVTSVNELIHITYSLE encoded by the coding sequence ATGAAAACACCGAAGAATAAACGATTAGGAGATTTACTGGTTGAAGTTGGCGTTATCTCAGAAGATCAGTTACTACAAGCTTTAAAAAAACAAAAAGATACAAATAAAAAAATTGGAGAAATTTTAGTAGATGAGGGTATGATAACTAATAAGCAAATTGTTGAAGTTCTTGAATTTCAATTAGGAATCCCTCACATGGATCTGGAAAAAGCTTATATTTCTCCAGAAGTTCCAAGACTTTTACCTGAAAAATTGGCAAGAAGGCATACGCTAATCCCTATAAAGAAAGTAGGGAATGTACTGACTGTAGCTATGGCTGATCCGCTTAACATCTTTGCTATTGACGATGTTAAGCTGGCTACTGGATTGGATGTAGAGCCTGTAATATCAACTATTTCTGAAATAATGAATACCATCAGCCTTTTTTATGAAAAAGAAACGGCCGAAAAAGCCTTGGAAGCTTTTGATCAATCTTATGTTTCAGATCTATCAGATGATTTCAATGAATCTGAGTTAGCGAATATTGAAAAAGCACCAGTTGTACAGTTGTTAAACTCCATTATACGACAAGCTATTAAAATGCAGGCTAGCGATATTCACATTGAACCAACAGAAAGAGATATCCGGGTTCGTTTTCGTCTAGACGGTGAGTTACAGGAGATTATGCGACCTAATAAAGGTAGTCACAGCGCCGTTGTTACTAGGATAAAAATTATGGGAAAAATGAATATCGCCGAAAAAAGAATTCCTCAGGATGGAAGGGTAGAAATGGAATTTGATGGTAGAGATGTTGATCTGCGAATTGCGATTATGCCTACTGTTCATGGTGAAAAAGTGGTTATCAGACTTCTGGATCGAAGTAGTGTATTGCTAAGCAAAGAAGAGTTAGGTTTTAGTAAAGAAAACCTTAAAACCTTCGATTCCATTATCCAACACCCCAATGGCATTATTTTAGTAACCGGCCCTACTGGAAGTGGGAAAACCACCACTCTTTACACGGTATTACAAGAGCTAAACCAGGTAAATAAAAATATTATAACCGTAGAAGATCCGGTAGAGTATCGAATTAATGGAATTAACCAATCGCAGGTTAATGTGAAAGCAGGGTTAACCTTTGCTAGTGGTCTTAGATCTATTTTACGGCAGGATCCGGACATTATTATGATTGGAGAAATCCGTGATGCTGAAACCGCTCAAATTGCTGTAAGAGCAGCCATCACAGGCCATTTAGTACTTTCTACGCTTCACACAAACGATACGGTTTCTACGATCAGTCGATTGGCAGACATGGGAATAGAGCCATATCTATTATCCAGCTCTATTGTAGGCATCATGGCACAGCGTTTGGTGAAGAAACTATGCACCAGTTGTCGTGAGAGCTACACCTCTACAGACAAGGAAGAGAAATTACTTAAATTACAAGAACCCGTTACCCTCTATAAAGAAGTAGGGTGCAATTCATGCAATAATACTGGCTATAAAGGAAGAACAGGAATTCACGAAATATTGCCGATTTATGGAGAAATAAAAAAACTGATCGAATCTCAAAGTCCATCTAATCAGATAAAAGAAAAAGCGATGGAAAAAGGGATGATTACCCTTCGGGATAGTTGCCGAGACCTGGTTCTAAACGGAGTAACATCGGTTAATGAACTAATTCATATCACATACTCATTAGAATAG
- a CDS encoding DUF1292 domain-containing protein, with protein sequence MEENENVVTLIDEDGQEQDFEIIMTMEMGEEEYAILLPLDAEEEDEAYIFRMEPTEDDEVMLVAVEDDEEFDQVAAAYEAMMDEMDEEEH encoded by the coding sequence ATGGAAGAAAATGAAAATGTCGTAACGCTGATAGACGAAGATGGTCAAGAACAAGATTTTGAAATTATTATGACGATGGAAATGGGCGAAGAAGAATATGCAATCCTTTTACCGTTAGATGCAGAAGAAGAGGATGAAGCTTATATTTTCCGTATGGAGCCAACAGAAGATGATGAAGTGATGCTGGTAGCTGTTGAGGATGATGAAGAGTTTGATCAGGTTGCAGCCGCTTATGAGGCAATGATGGACGAAATGGATGAAGAAGAGCATTAA